GCAAACGGTGGCTGCTTTATCTGGTTTCTCTGCCTCCCCGCAGGACGTGGTGGGTCCTCCGGAGCGAAATTCCGGATTTCCCTGGGTCTTCCGGTAGGAGCTGTGATCAACTGTGCTGACAATACAGGTGAGGCTCCTGGCCGTGCCCGCCGCGATCCCCCTTTTAAAAGCACTCAGTGGGCCGTTTGCTGGTGACCCACTGAGCCGTCAAGAAGGGGCAGAGTGAAAACACCACTTTTGGGTGAAGTGGCAACTTGTTGTGTTGTTTACTTCAATCGGTGTTGTGACAGGATACATCTGAAAGCTTGAATGTCCTGTGAGTGTGaagggtatttttttaattttttttttgtttgttttggtaggaGCCAAAAATTTGTATATCATCTCTGTGAAGGGAATCAAGGGGCGACTGAACAGACTTCCTGCTGCTGGCGTGGGCGACATGGTCATGGCCACAGTTAAGAAAGGCAAACCAGAACTAAGAAAAAAGGGTGAGTAGACCATGGCTGGCGGATAGTTGAAGTTCTCCATACATTGgaaatagggatttttttttttttttttttttttttttttttgtggctgccAAAACCTCCACGTGACTTCTGTTCATTTGAGAAGCTGTTGATCGGTTGTACAGCTTCTGCTGTTTTTGGTGCTCCCAGACAGCTTTTGACTTTGTAGCCTGTATTGGACTTGGAGGCATGAGCCATGGGCCTGACTGTTTTGGTTTATGGAATATCTTGTTGTTTTCCTAGATATTCTTCTGTAAGCTCAGGTCTCTGCTGTTTAATCTGTGGCTCACCTGGCAGTTCATCAGGCAATAGTAGAGCACCTGTTTTTATGAGGAAAGGTCTCTGGTTCCTTGTATGGTAATCCTGAATGGGTGTTTGATGTGTGGCTTATTGTTGGAACAACTGGAAGCAGGCACAGCTTTAAAGGTGTCTTGTCACCACAGACGGGCATGTTTCCTTTTGTGATAGCAATAAACGAAGTGATGCACAAACCCAAAAAGTGTTCCCATCAGGTATGTGGATGAATTGAAAGGGACAAGCCTCAACCTCCCTGGCTGGCTGTCAAACTCTTTCACTGCAGGGTTTCAATGGagacctgcctggccttgaactcagatccacacACCTCAGTTTCCTAGGTGTTGGGTTTAAAAGCactgttctgttctttttttcagggCCATCATAGCAGTCCCTTGGCACGGCACAAATGTGGGCGTggggtgtgctggtgtgctgtAGCAACACTTTGCAGTCAGCTTCCACAAACCCCAGTGTACTTGGAGCATGTAGTCAGAAATCTTTgtgctgggcagaggcaggtgaatctctgagtttgaggccagcctggtctacagagtaagttccaggacagccaggggtacacagatgtcctgtctcaaaaaactggggaaagccaggcagtggtggtgcaagattttaatcccagcacttggggggcagaggcaggtggatctctttgagttcgaggccagtttgttctacagagcaagttccaggacaggctacaaagctacacagagagactgtaTGGGGGAGGAGCTTTCTTTGTTCCCCAGAGCCTCTTCTCAGAACACTTCCAAGGTCTGGTTGGTGGCTCAGGAGGCTGTCAGAGGAGAGAAGAGCATGTGACCCTTACTTTGGGAAGGATAACAGCTGGATGTACTGTTGTCCCCACCACTGGTGGAGACATTCTTAGTTTCTGCGGTCATAATTGGGAATCTCCAATTGAGACTTAGTTCCGTATTAGTATTAGTTACCTATTTTTTCCTGATCTGTGGCTTTAACGGTGGTCAGAATCTGTCTTTAGGaattcaattttttgttttttgtttttgtttttttcgagacaggggtttctctgtgtagctttgcgcctttcctggaactcatttggtagtccaggctggcctcaaactcacaatgatccgcctggctctgcctcccgagtgctgggattaaaggcgtgcgccaccactgcccggccaggaATTCAGTTTTAATATTGTACATAATGATAGTGCTTCAACTTGAACATGCAGGAGTGAGGGCTTTTAAACAGGTAGCTTTAAAAGTTGAGCTTAGTTCTAATTATACAGTAGAAATGGAAGCCAGGCTAGGTGGTTTTTAGACTCTGAAGAGATGGTGGTGGTTCATGTTGTGTATTGTCTGACATCAGAAAGATCCCAAAGGGATCtagtcttgttttttttcaagtggAACTACCTCATCAATAGACAAAAGTAACAGAATGGATCGCATGTAATATTTGCACCACTGTATACTGATGAGGGATCTTTCTCCAGTAAAGGAACACAAagtctaaagaaaacatttcctgtCCTTAGTAAGATAGGGTGTACTGTCAAGATGCTGGGCATTAATTGAGTAGTTCAGGGAGTAATAATACACTTCAAACAAGCACCAGTAATGAATTCTCTTTAGATGTGTTGGACAGCAAACAAAGAAGTATGTAGAAActgacacataaaaatacatttttatttggtgTAGTTAATATTTGTAGTTCAAAATGTGTGTACGTTGTAGGGGAAGCCCTCTAAGGTTATCGTTGTGAAGGCCACATTCTTAGAGTGctaggttacaggcatgtactaacTACTACATCACTCTCGCATGCAAGGCAAATTCTGTCAACTGAGCTCGTGGGCTCTGACTTCTGATCGTGTGGTCCTAGCTTGCAAGATAAGAGGGGAAGGTGTAGCAGACtgtttttaagtttatattttggAATTATTCCGGAAAGAAGCGtgtatatatatctttctgaacAAAAATGATGGCTGCTTAAAGGGAGGGGATGTTTGCGTTGATTCTTGTCCTCGCGGCTAGGTGATGAAAACCTAATGCTGAGTGGACATTCTGTGGGGGGGTGTAGCTGCTTGCCTTTATGCTTGTTCTAGGGCTTTGACAGGTGATAACTGCTGCCCTGTTTTTTCTCCTTAGTCCATCCAGCGGTGGTAATTCGACAACGAAAGTCGTATCGAAGAAAAGATGGggtgtttctttattttgaagacaATGCAGGGGTCATAGTAAACAATAAAGGCGAGATGAAAGGTACGGATCACTTCAAACCTTGTAGTGTAGGTCTTGGGCTGGGTGACTGACTGCTCCAGGAGCATAGACAAGGAGCACTCTGTCTGACCTGTCTCCCTTTTCTGTGCAGGTTCTGCGATCACAGGTCCAGTCGCAAAGGAGTGTGCAGACTTGTGGCCCAGGATTGCATCCAATGCAGGCAGCATTGCATGATTCTCTGGTGTATttgtaaaatattcattaaaaagtcTTTGTTccaagaatttgttttcttgacacaCCTTCACCAGTATCAGCCAGGATTATctttagggcctggagagatggatcagctaTAAA
This Peromyscus leucopus breed LL Stock chromosome 8b, UCI_PerLeu_2.1, whole genome shotgun sequence DNA region includes the following protein-coding sequences:
- the Rpl23 gene encoding 60S ribosomal protein L23; protein product: MSKRGRGGSSGAKFRISLGLPVGAVINCADNTGAKNLYIISVKGIKGRLNRLPAAGVGDMVMATVKKGKPELRKKVHPAVVIRQRKSYRRKDGVFLYFEDNAGVIVNNKGEMKGSAITGPVAKECADLWPRIASNAGSIA